GATACGGTTTTTAGCGACGCAAGTGACAAAGACTTAGACCTCTAGCCAGTCAAGAAGATAAAGTGAGTCAAGTATAAGTGTCTCCATACAGCCACTGTATAACGTTATTGATCAATAACTTCTACGTGGTTGGTAGACATTAATTTCATATTGAATTCACTAGGAAATGGTGACAAATAGCGAACAATACAAGCTTTTATTTTAGCTCGCTAATCTATCGCGATTGTAACGGATTGTCGGTTAAGAGGATAAGGCTGATTTGTAAAATTTGCTTAAATTAATATAGAAACCGACAAAAAAAGGAGGTCTTATATCTAAGACCTCCTTTTTAATTCAAGACGATATATTATCTCATCAACAACTCATTGACGCGCTTCAGATAAGCCGCTGGATCTTCTAACTGACCACCGTCTGCTAATAAAGCCTGATCAAAAATGACTTGAGCAAGATCATCAAACTGCTCACTGCTTTCAAGTTTTTTGATCAATGGATGATCAGGGTTCACTTCAAGCGTTGGTTTGCTTTCTGGTACATCCTGCCCCATTTGCTTAAGCATCTGGATCATTTGCGGTGACAACTCACCTTCTCCAACCACCAAACAAGCTGGGCTATCGACCAGACGTGTTGATACTTTCACATCTTTAGCACGGCCACCTAAAGCCGTTTTTAGCTTATCAACCACAGGTTTCAATGTCTCTTGGGCTTTTTCGGCTTCCGCTTTTTCAGCCTCGTCTTGCAAGTCACCCAAATCTACAGCGCCTTTGGCGATGTTCTGTAGCGGTGTCTCATCGAACTGAGTTAAGAAATTCATTGCCCATTCATCAACACGGCTGGTCATCAAGATAACTTCGATGCCTTTTTTCTTAAACAGCTCAAGTTGCGGACTGTTTTTTGCCGCTGCTAAGTTATCTGCGGTTAGATAATAGATGGCTTTTTGGCCTTCCTTCATACGAGCTTTATAGTCTTCAAAGCTGGTCTCAAGACCGTCTTGCGTGCTGGTCGCATAACGAAGCAGTTTGGCAATACGCTCTTGATTGCCCATGTCTTCGCCAAGACCTTCTTTGATCACATCACCAAACTCTGCGTAGAACTGAGCGAATTTTTCTTGCTTGTCGCTGTCTTCGCTATTAGCCAAACTTGATAGCAAGGTCAAAATACGGCGCGCATTACCATCACGGATTGATTTGACATCACGTGACTCTTGTAGCAGCTCACGACTGACGTTCAATGGCAAATCTGCTGAATCAATCACCCCTTTAACAAAGCGCAGATACATTGGAAGCAGCTGCTCAGCTTCGTCCATGATAAACACACGTTTGACGTACAGCTTTAAGCCATGCTGCTGCTCGCGGGTATAAAGATCAACAGGCGCTTTTTTCGGGATATACAATAACTGCGTATACTGTACGCGGCCTTCAACACGGTTGTGCGTCCAAGCGAGCGGCGCATCCATATCATAAGTGATGTTTTTGTAGAAATCGGCATACTCGTCATCTTCAATTTCAGATGCTGAACGTGTCCATAGCGCGCTGGCTTTATTGATGGTTTCCCACTCATCTGTCAGCACCATCTCGCCACCAGCTGGCGTGTCGTCGTTTTCGTCTTCTTTCACATCTTCTTGCCAAACTTCTTTACGCATCTGAATCGGCAAGCTGATATGGTCTGAGTATTTATTCACTAAACGCTTGATTTTACCGCGATCAAGATAGCTGTCTTCGCCCTCAGAATATTCTTCTTTTAAATGTAAAGTGATGGCGGTACCGCGCTCTGCTTTGTTGATAGGCTCAACCGTAAAGCTACCAGTACCATCTGATACCCAGCGCACGCCTTTATCAGCAGGCTCGCCCGCTTTACGTGATTCAACACTGATGGTATCGGCCACGATAAATCCTGAGTAAAAACCAACACCGAACTGTCCGATCAACTGACCATCTTGTTTTTGTGATTCAGACAATTTGTCCAAAAATGCTTTGGTGCCGGATTTGGCGATTGTACCCAAGTTATCAATCGCATCCGCTTCATTCATACCAATACCATTGTCGGTAAAGGTGATGGTTTTGGCTTCTTCATCAACGGCAATACGTATGCGCAGCTCACCGTCATTTTCATATAGGCTGTCGTCATTGGTGGCTTCAAAGCGCAATTTATCGCAGGCATCAGAAGCGTTAGAAACCAGCTCACGCACAAAAATATCAGCATTAGAATATAGTGAATGTGTCACCAAATGCAGCAACTGCGCCACTTCCGCTTCAAACGTGTGTTTTTTTAATTCTGGATTCAGACCTTCAGCTTGAGTTGCTTCACTCATAAAAACTCCTTTAAATTCTATGAAAGACCTATTATCAGATAACGATATACTCACTAAAGCCGCTCTCGTAATATTAGAGAGCCTGTCGTATGCGATACCGTTAAACTGTCTATACTAATAGGGGCATTGAGAAAAAATTCAAGCACAAAAACCTTATCCCATAAAAAAACACCACCCATATTTGTCAAGGTAGTGTTTTTCTTAGGTGAGTACTTTTCTTATAGAAGTTTAAGAAATAAACATCCAAGCGCAGATACTAAAAACGATAACGCTAAAAACTATTCTGAATAAGCTTCTAGCAATAACTCCCAGATAGCAGTCAATTTTTTTGAAAAATGAATGTGTGTTTTCATAGCAACCTCTATATCGATTAACATCGTCTTATTAGGTACTATTAAAACCATTTTCCCAATATTTGTATAATTAATTGATTACAACTTCTTGTTTCATTTTTTAAAACCAATAGCTAAATAATGCTTTATCTTTTAACGTGGCATCGGTCGAATAGTCAGAATTTGCTCACTACGACCAAATGGGCCTTGTGTGTCATGTAGTATGCCACTGGTCAAGCCGATACCATCATCGCCATATTGCTGAACAGCCTCAATGCCTAGCCAGCGACCTTGAGGTTTGCGGTGCATGTGGATTTGCAAATCGGTGTTTGGGAACATCCATTCCAATTTTGATAAGCCAAGACCAACCCGTGGTACAACACCATTGGCGGTATCGACCATACCCAATAAATGTACTAAATCATCCGTTGGTACACCCTCGACCATCTCGAAATCATTGGTGATCCATATCATACCGCGCCCAGGACGACGCTGCGTATCGGTTACTAAGCGCACACTTTCAATAAATCCCCCTGGCCAGCCTTTCATACCGTCCCAAGCGGATAGATCCTCAGGCTTGTGCGCAGACTGCTGATCCTCAATCCCTGCAATCTCACTGGTATCTTGCGTCATTAATCGCCATGCTCGTGCGATGATCGCATCACGGCCGCGACTACTCATGACTGCTTCAATCAATTCTATGGTTTTGCCGGGTCGAATACAGCGCGTAGTAATGGTAAAGTCATCAAGCGGTATCAGGCCTAAAATATCAAGACTAATGCGAGCAATACGCATGTTGTGTTGCGGCGCATAACCATTTAGCTCAGCGGTGAGCACCCCCGTTGCTGGCGCCATATGTTGCTCGTGCTCATTCCAAGCGCCCTGCGCATGCTTAGTTGGCTGATAATGTGCGACACTGATACCGTTTTCTTGCTGTTCGCGTTTAATAAAAGTGTAATAAGCTGGCATGACCATCCTTGTTCTTGTACCAAAGCGTTCTCATGTATCTTCGCTATTAAATGACATGAAAATCTATTATTGGGAAATGTATCGTAATTCTTTACCCGTAAAAATCAGAGGATTTATTTGCTCTACCTGACGGAATATTTTTCTTTTAGAGACCAGTCTACTCAACTCTCGTTAGCGCTTTTTTTCTCATCTCAAGAATTTGGCGGCTTTTGATAATAATGAACAAGAAAAAAATCATAACCACAACGAGTAAGCCATAAAAAAGACTATAACTTTGCATAAAATTTGCGATATTTAGGAGAAGTATCAAGGCAACTAGGACAATAACAAACATATTTATTTTTAACTGTTTGTTCACCTCTTCAAGGGTGGCCTCTGCCAATACAAACTTGGTTTTCTGTTTTTTCATTCTACCTTATCCATAGTAGGTGACTTTTAACGAAGGCTGATTAGAGATTTTTTATCAAATTATAGGTGCTTAGAGCTCTACATACATAAGCTCTTGCCCTACTTACCTACCTGTGTGACAGGGATGCGTAGGGCCTTTGGTAAGCTAAATATTACGTTTTCTTCAATACCTGACAGCTCACTAGGCAAATCGCCACCCCAATCTTGCAACTGCTGTAGGACTTCTTGAATGAGCACCTCAGGCGCTGAAGCACCAGCCGTCACGCCAACACTTTGTACACCCTCCAACCAGCTGCTATTCATCTCGCTAGCATTGTCGATCAAATAAGCCCGGCAATTCATACGTTCAGCCAACTCACGTAGACGATTGGAGTTTGAAGAATTGGGTGAGCCCACAACCAAGACCACTTCACAGCGACTGGCCAAATCTTTTACCGCATCTTGGCGGTTTTGGGTGGCATAACAGATATCGTCTTTGCGCGGTCCTTGGATACTAGGAAATTTGCCCCGTAAGGCATCAATGACGCGTGCTGTGTCATCCATCGACAACGTGGTTTGGGTAACAAACGCTAAGCGCTCAGGATTTTGTACGCTGAGTGCTTCGACATCACTCTCGTCCTCAACCAGATGAATCTGACCACCGTGACGACGATTAAAGCGGCCCATCGTACCTTCAACTTCAGGATGCCCAGCATGGCCAATTAGTACTGCATCCATACCTTCTTGCGCAAACTTTGCCACTTCAATATGCACTTTAGTAACTAGCGGACAAGTGGCATCAAATACTGTCAAGTCGCGACGCTCAGCCTCATCTTCAACGGCTTTTGACACACCATGTGCCGAAAAAATAACAATCGACCCATCTGGTACTTCGTCAAGCTCTTCCACAAATACGGCACCGCGATTTGCCAAATCAGAGACAACAAATTTATTATGTACTACCTCATGGCGAACATAAATGGGTGGCTCAAAACGCGTCAATGCTTCATTCACAATCGCAATCGCACGATCCACACCAGCACAAAATCCACGAGGGTTGGCAAGATAAATTTGCATAAACAGGCCTATCATTAGATAATTTATAGTTAAAGCGTATTTTACACCGCTTCAATGTAAAAGTTGAAACAAAAGCAACGCTCTACTTTATCATAATTTGCTTTTATTGCCCTTGAAAATACCAATGTTCTATCGTTAAACGCCAGTATATGGATAGTGAATTAATCAGGGCGGCTTTATTAAAATAAAAGTCACAAAAGCAGTTTATAATAACGCATCGATTTTAACTCTTATCGCCATACATGATGGCGATTTTTATTTTTACCAGCCTTTTGCCCTTCGCTAGGACATTTTTTGGTCTTTTACTAGGACATATTGTATGACAGGTTCATTATTTATTATCACCGCCGCCTCGGGTACAGGCAAGACCTCATTGGTAAAACAGCTGCTTGCCACCACCAATGATTTGACCGTCAGTATTTCACATACCACTCGCGCACCACGTCCTGGCGAGATTGATGGTCAGCACTATCATTTCACTGATGTCGACAGCTTTACTAACGGTATCATTGCAGGCCAGTTCTTGGAGCATGCTGAGGTATTTGGCAATTATTACGGCACGTCTGAGCAAAGTGTCCGCACCCAGCTTGCGGCAGGTATTGACGTGATTTTGGAGATTGACTGGCAAGGAGCGACGCAGATCAGAAATATGTTTGCCGATGCCATTATGGTTTTTATTTTACCGCCCAGTCTGACGACACTGCGTCAACGTCTCTCAACCCGTGCACAAGATAGCGTAGAAGTGATTGAGCAGCGCCTTGCTGGCGCAGTTACTGAAATGGCACAATACGTAAATGCGGACTATGTGGTTATCAATGACAACTTTGAGGTGGCCTTAGCTGAACTAAAAGCCATTATCGTGGCTGATAGACAAACCCTCAAACGCCAACAACAACGCTATCATCGTACCATTACCAATCTACTGAGCGATAAAGCAGACGAATAAGCAAAGTATGGCTTACTATTCATAAGTCATTTGAGAAGTGAATATAAAAAGCAACTACGCGACTGCGCAAAAAATGCTATAATGTCTGGCTATTACTTTTTTATATTTTTGATATTATTTTTATTGAGTGGCGGCCCGTGTCCGTGACTGGTAAAAACAACCGAGGTAGCTATTTATGGCACGAGTGACGATTGAAGATTGCTTAGATAATGTTGATAATCGCTTTGAACTGATTTTAGTGGCAAGCAAACGTGCCCGTCAATTGGCTAAAGGTATCGCAGAGCCATTGGTTAGCGTCGATAACGACAAGCCTACCGTATTGGCATTGCGTGAAATTGCTGCTGGTAAAATCACACGTGATATTTTAAATCAGCCAGAGCATCACTTTGCAACCAGTTCACTGGATTTGGCATTGTCAGGCGATCACAGCTTCTAATAAATCGCTTTGATAACGTCCACTGTATAGCATCATAAAGCAATTGATTGTTTTATAGATATATACATGGTGACGATAGAGACCACAGCACAGGCTGTGGTTTTTTGGTTGTAACGACATCGTTTTGATGGTTGTAATTGCCATTTATACCTCAAAATAAACCTTTGAGGCAGAATTTTTAAGTTTTTATCATCCCTACTCGCTTATCAGTTGACTTTGAATACGATTTGCGATTAATTAGAGAATGGTCTAACTGTCTTTAGCTTTTTCATTAGGCTTCTATGTAGTAGTCAGCATTCAATTAAGTCACTGTTTATCTTGATAGTTTATTACTTTGATAAGCAGTTAGACAAATAGATAATGGAAATAGGATTGTTGCTTTATGAGTCAAACCTTACCCAAACTCAGTCATCATCTGGTAGATGAAGCTCAATATAACTTACTGCGCTCAGTAGGTTATCTCACTGCTGCTGAACGGCGTGATATTGTTGATGCGTGCGAGTTCGGTGATGTTGCGCATATTAAAGACAAGCGCAAATCAGGAGAGCCTTATATCACCCACCCTATTGCGGTGGCTGAAATATTGGCCGGTTTTCGCTTAGATCGAGATACGATTATCGCAGCAATTTTACATGATACCGTCGAAGATACTGATGTGAGCGATGAGCAGCTTAGAGAGCGCTATGGCAAGGCCGTGGCAAGGTTGGTTGATGGGGTGACCAAACTCAAATCCTCTTCACATAACAAGCAACAAAATAAAGCTGCGACTTTTCATAAGATCTTGACTGCCACATTGGCCGATCCTCGTGTCTTGATTATTAAGCTTGCTGACCGATTACACAATATGTCCACGCTTGACGCTGTGCGCCCTGAAAAGCAGCGTACAACGGCCCAAGAAACCTTGGACTTTTATGTACCGTTTGCGCGTCTAATGGGTCTCAATGATATTGCTGATTATATCGAGGTGCTTTGTTATCGCAATCTCAACTCGGATATGTATAACAAGATCTCTGATAAGCTTTTGCAACATGGTCTTGGACGTAACTTTCAAAAAGAAGCCATTCATCGCTACTTAAATATTGTTCTCACCAATTTAGAATTGAATGGACTGGTCAAGGTCTTAGACAATCGCGTGGTCATCTACCGTCAGTTTTTCCGCAATCGCGGTGAGATCAATGCTTTACTGCGTCATTATGCGTTTGAGATTGTCCTCGACAATATCGAATCTTGTGACAAGCTGGCTTATTATCTGATTAAAAAATATCAAATTGATGACAGTCATATCGCTGATAATATTCGCAGGCCGCTCCCAGGCGGTAGTCAGTCGCTCACATTAATTTATGAGCGTGACAATGATGTTGTAAAAGTAACCATTTTGACCAAGCAAATGCAAAACGCGGCCAGACTTGGTGTTATTGGTGCAGAGCACGCATCCGATATCAGTCAGTCGGTGATTCAAGCCTCATTACGTAATATGAAAGACTTGGTCGACGAAGACAATTTGAATGAAAATAGTCCTGATTTTTCAGCAGCTGTTTCTACTATTAATGAGCTGATGGATTACCTGCATTCTAGTAAAATCATCTGTTACAGTCCGCAAGGTCGCGCTTATGAGTTACCACAAGGCGCAACCGCACTAGATTTTGCTTATGCCGTTGGACCCATGGTCGGTAATGTCGCAGTCGGCGCTAACATCGATGACAAAGCGGCAAAATTGGGCACGGTGGTCAAAAACGGACAGCTCATTGAGATTGAGGTAAACAGTCACTCAGAACCAAAAGCAGAGTGGCTTGGCTTTGTCGTGACAAACAAAGCTCGTGAAGAGATTTTGCGGTGGTTTAAAGATTTATCTATTGATGATAAACGCCATCATGGTCAGCAAGCACTGGATCGTGCCCTTAGAACCTACCAAAAAAGCCTTGACGACTTAACAGAGAATGACTGGAAAAATCTTACAGAATGGCGCGGATTGACAGAAAAAGACGCCTTGTTTGAGCAAATCAGCTCTGGTACCTTGCTGCCGCAATTGGTGGTTACGCGCTTGTTTAGTGATGAAGTAAATGATCTGCAAGCAAAAGAACATAACGAAGATATGACCCAGCCCCAGCAATTAATTGTCAACGCGTCTGGCGTTGAGCTTGATTTTGCCAATTGTTGTCATCCCATTTATGGTGATCCTATTGTTGGTCATTTATCGCGTCACGGTCTGGTTGTGCATCGACATAAATGTTTCTCCATTGATGACATTCGCAAAGACAACCCTTATCAAGTGATACAGCTGCGCTGGCGCAGTGATAAAGCTGTCAAGCAAGGTGATCCGGGTGAACATGACATAAAAAATACAGGAAAGATTCGTTTTCCAGCTTATTTGAAATTGTCTATTTCTTTAAGCGATGAACAAATTACAGAAGTTATTTATCATTTACGCCAGTTGAATATTGGTGTTGAAACCATTGATGTGCGTAGTAGTGACACTATTGTTCACATTATTGTACGTAGCCGCAATCACTTAGCACAGGGTATTCGTGAACTGCGCTCCTTACTTGGCTTCCCAAATATCATACGTCTATACCAATTGTAATTAGATGATAAGATTGGCTTTATTAACTATTCAATGGCATCGATATATAAAATAAGCCCCATTTAGAAAGACGTAAAACAGTGATAAACTGTTTTGCTTACTAGTAAATAGACGAAAAGCGTGTTTTTATTTATAGTGTCGTCTTTAGACACGCAATGCGTCTTTGTAAATCAAACCAAAAAGCTATTGACCCGAAAACTATAAACCCAAAAGCTGTAAAAAGGACATAATATGACTCGTCAAACCATTCAGACAGACAAAGCCCCTGCCGCCGTTGGCACTTATTCACAAGCCGTAAAAGTTGACAAAACCGTCTATATCTCAGGACAACTCGGTTTTGATCCTGAGACTATGGAATTAAGAGAAGGTTTTAAAGCGCAGGCTGAGCAAGTTTTTGAAAACATCAAAGCCATCTGCGAAGCTGCTGGCGGTAGCTTGAATGATGTGGTTAAGTTTAATGTGTCATTAACCGATTTGAACGACTTTGCGGTTTTAAATGAAGTGTTTGTTGCCAATTTAAGCGAGCCATATCCAGCCCGTGCTGCGGTACAAGTAGCTGCATTGCCAAAAGGTGGCGTGGTTGAGATTGAGTCCATTCTATACATTGACTAATACGGATATCACTACCGTATAAATGCTCAAATACTTAAGATTACGTAACCTTTTTCAACGTAAGCCCAAATATCACTATTTGGGCTTATTGCTATTATCTTTTCTCAATCATCATGCAATTGTCTAAAATTTAACTGCCTAAAGGCGATGGGTGTATTTTATGTTGGTACAAGTTGCTCTGCCCGTCCCCCTT
This is a stretch of genomic DNA from Psychrobacter alimentarius. It encodes these proteins:
- a CDS encoding RidA family protein is translated as MTRQTIQTDKAPAAVGTYSQAVKVDKTVYISGQLGFDPETMELREGFKAQAEQVFENIKAICEAAGGSLNDVVKFNVSLTDLNDFAVLNEVFVANLSEPYPARAAVQVAALPKGGVVEIESILYID
- the ispH gene encoding 4-hydroxy-3-methylbut-2-enyl diphosphate reductase, which produces MQIYLANPRGFCAGVDRAIAIVNEALTRFEPPIYVRHEVVHNKFVVSDLANRGAVFVEELDEVPDGSIVIFSAHGVSKAVEDEAERRDLTVFDATCPLVTKVHIEVAKFAQEGMDAVLIGHAGHPEVEGTMGRFNRRHGGQIHLVEDESDVEALSVQNPERLAFVTQTTLSMDDTARVIDALRGKFPSIQGPRKDDICYATQNRQDAVKDLASRCEVVLVVGSPNSSNSNRLRELAERMNCRAYLIDNASEMNSSWLEGVQSVGVTAGASAPEVLIQEVLQQLQDWGGDLPSELSGIEENVIFSLPKALRIPVTQVGK
- a CDS encoding RelA/SpoT family protein — its product is MSQTLPKLSHHLVDEAQYNLLRSVGYLTAAERRDIVDACEFGDVAHIKDKRKSGEPYITHPIAVAEILAGFRLDRDTIIAAILHDTVEDTDVSDEQLRERYGKAVARLVDGVTKLKSSSHNKQQNKAATFHKILTATLADPRVLIIKLADRLHNMSTLDAVRPEKQRTTAQETLDFYVPFARLMGLNDIADYIEVLCYRNLNSDMYNKISDKLLQHGLGRNFQKEAIHRYLNIVLTNLELNGLVKVLDNRVVIYRQFFRNRGEINALLRHYAFEIVLDNIESCDKLAYYLIKKYQIDDSHIADNIRRPLPGGSQSLTLIYERDNDVVKVTILTKQMQNAARLGVIGAEHASDISQSVIQASLRNMKDLVDEDNLNENSPDFSAAVSTINELMDYLHSSKIICYSPQGRAYELPQGATALDFAYAVGPMVGNVAVGANIDDKAAKLGTVVKNGQLIEIEVNSHSEPKAEWLGFVVTNKAREEILRWFKDLSIDDKRHHGQQALDRALRTYQKSLDDLTENDWKNLTEWRGLTEKDALFEQISSGTLLPQLVVTRLFSDEVNDLQAKEHNEDMTQPQQLIVNASGVELDFANCCHPIYGDPIVGHLSRHGLVVHRHKCFSIDDIRKDNPYQVIQLRWRSDKAVKQGDPGEHDIKNTGKIRFPAYLKLSISLSDEQITEVIYHLRQLNIGVETIDVRSSDTIVHIIVRSRNHLAQGIRELRSLLGFPNIIRLYQL
- the rpoZ gene encoding DNA-directed RNA polymerase subunit omega yields the protein MARVTIEDCLDNVDNRFELILVASKRARQLAKGIAEPLVSVDNDKPTVLALREIAAGKITRDILNQPEHHFATSSLDLALSGDHSF
- the gmk gene encoding guanylate kinase — its product is MTGSLFIITAASGTGKTSLVKQLLATTNDLTVSISHTTRAPRPGEIDGQHYHFTDVDSFTNGIIAGQFLEHAEVFGNYYGTSEQSVRTQLAAGIDVILEIDWQGATQIRNMFADAIMVFILPPSLTTLRQRLSTRAQDSVEVIEQRLAGAVTEMAQYVNADYVVINDNFEVALAELKAIIVADRQTLKRQQQRYHRTITNLLSDKADE
- a CDS encoding thioesterase family protein — protein: MPAYYTFIKREQQENGISVAHYQPTKHAQGAWNEHEQHMAPATGVLTAELNGYAPQHNMRIARISLDILGLIPLDDFTITTRCIRPGKTIELIEAVMSSRGRDAIIARAWRLMTQDTSEIAGIEDQQSAHKPEDLSAWDGMKGWPGGFIESVRLVTDTQRRPGRGMIWITNDFEMVEGVPTDDLVHLLGMVDTANGVVPRVGLGLSKLEWMFPNTDLQIHMHRKPQGRWLGIEAVQQYGDDGIGLTSGILHDTQGPFGRSEQILTIRPMPR
- the htpG gene encoding molecular chaperone HtpG, coding for MSEATQAEGLNPELKKHTFEAEVAQLLHLVTHSLYSNADIFVRELVSNASDACDKLRFEATNDDSLYENDGELRIRIAVDEEAKTITFTDNGIGMNEADAIDNLGTIAKSGTKAFLDKLSESQKQDGQLIGQFGVGFYSGFIVADTISVESRKAGEPADKGVRWVSDGTGSFTVEPINKAERGTAITLHLKEEYSEGEDSYLDRGKIKRLVNKYSDHISLPIQMRKEVWQEDVKEDENDDTPAGGEMVLTDEWETINKASALWTRSASEIEDDEYADFYKNITYDMDAPLAWTHNRVEGRVQYTQLLYIPKKAPVDLYTREQQHGLKLYVKRVFIMDEAEQLLPMYLRFVKGVIDSADLPLNVSRELLQESRDVKSIRDGNARRILTLLSSLANSEDSDKQEKFAQFYAEFGDVIKEGLGEDMGNQERIAKLLRYATSTQDGLETSFEDYKARMKEGQKAIYYLTADNLAAAKNSPQLELFKKKGIEVILMTSRVDEWAMNFLTQFDETPLQNIAKGAVDLGDLQDEAEKAEAEKAQETLKPVVDKLKTALGGRAKDVKVSTRLVDSPACLVVGEGELSPQMIQMLKQMGQDVPESKPTLEVNPDHPLIKKLESSEQFDDLAQVIFDQALLADGGQLEDPAAYLKRVNELLMR